A region from the Misgurnus anguillicaudatus chromosome 7, ASM2758022v2, whole genome shotgun sequence genome encodes:
- the LOC129417142 gene encoding claudin-20 — translation MASTGTQIFAFVLSLLGILGATVATLLPNWKVSADVGSNIITAISQMQGLWMDCTWYSTGMFSCTLKYSVLALPAYLQTARTTMVLSCVLAALGLCLASLGLKCTRWGGGRRAKRHAAVAAGACFLTSGFLCLVPASWYTNEVIVSFLDVNVPESNKFEPGGAVYVAFVSSGFLFVGGSIFCLSCSGKRHGPHDLILMPPDKLLLQQQQQLLQQQQQQEQLQHQYCSLSPLDNKTGYSVQDYV, via the coding sequence ATGGCGTCCACGGGCACGCAGATCTTTGCCTTCGTGCTTTCGCTGCTGGGCATCTTAGGTGCCACGGTGGCCACGCTATTGCCCAACTGGAAGGTGAGCGCAGACGTTGGCTCCAACATCATCACTGCCATCTCGCAGATGCAGGGGCTGTGGATGGACTGCACCTGGTACAGCACGGGTATGTTCAGCTGTACGTTAAAATACTCTGTGTTGGCGCTGCCCGCGTACTTGCAAACGGCACGCACTACCATGGTGCTTTCCTGCGTCCTGGCGGCGTTAGGATTATGTTTGGCCTCTTTGGGATTGAAGTGCACTCGCTGGGGAGGTGGACGGCGCGCTAAACGCCACGCCGCCGTGGCCGCCGGTGCCTGCTTTCTGACTTCTGGCTTCCTCTGCCTAGTTCCTGCCTCCTGGTACACCAACGAGGTTATTGTCAGCTTCCTAGACGTCAACGTGCCGGAGAGCAACAAGTTCGAGCCGGGCGGTGCCGTCTATGTAGCCTTTGTCTCGTCCGGTTTCCTTTTCGTAGGTGGGTCCATTTTCTGTCTGTCCTGTTCGGGTAAGCGGCACGGGCCGCACGATTTGATACTGATGCCTCCGGATAAACTCCTCttgcagcagcaacagcaacTGCTGCAACAACAGCAGCAACAGGAGCAGCTCCAACACCAGTACTGCTCTCTCTCGCCTCTGGACAACAAGACCGGCTACAGCGTACAGGACTACGTATAA